The sequence GGGCAGCATGGACCGATAAGTCGTTGGATGGCCCGTCAGCAACCCGGGCTCATGGTTCCGAAGCTGGTCGGCAGTCCAGAGCAGGCTACTCCTTAGGCCAGCTGCCGTCGGCCCTGGCCTGAACCCAGGGCTGGGAGAACCAATAGTAGCCGCCGCTGCTGCGGCTGGGGGCGGTGCAGTTGTAGCGGGAGCGCCCTGCGGGCAGGGGCAGGTCCGCCTGGATGGTGAAGCTTTGCTCGTCCAGCCAGGTGGGGGCCTTGCCACCCTGACCCTGGATGTAACACATCAGGGCGTCACGACGCAGGTCCTCGCCCTCGAGGGTAACGGTGAGGATGGGGCGGGGGCGCTCCTTCAGTTCGGACTCATCCCCTTCCAGTTTTACCGCCGGCATGTTCAGGCTGTGCAGTTTCACCTTGAGGGCGTCCATGTCCGCGTAGGGGCCGGCCACCGGGAACCGTGGGACCGCCGTCAGGCTGGAGTAGGGACCCGCGGCCCCTGAATGCTGACCTATGCCCACATAACCCATCTGCTCCAGGCGCTGACGCAGGGCCTGGTTGAACTCCCCATAGGGGTAGGCCAGCTGGCGGACGCTGTAACCCAGCTCCTTTTCGATGGCCGCCTCGGTGCGCTCCAGGTTGGCCTGGATGCGGTCCAGCCAGGCGGCTTCATCTTCTCCATCCAGGCGGCGAATCAGGTGCTCGTGTCCCCAGCTGTGGTTGGCGATGACGGCGCCCTCTGACGACAGCTGCCGCAGGGTGTCCCAGTTCATCATCCGGGCAAAGTTGCGCTCTATGGGCTCGATGGCCACAAACAGGGTGTAGGGGAATCCGTGGGCTTTCAGCACCGGGTGGGCGTTGTCGGCCACGTTTCGATAACCGTCGTCGAAGGTGATGGCCACGGTTTTCGGCGGCAGGTGTTCACCCTTGCGTATGGCGTCGATCACCTGGGTCAGGGGCACCACGCTGAACTCATTCTGGGCCAGGTAGGCCATCTGCTCCTGGAATTGAGCAGGGGTGACGCTGGTACTGGCCGGGGTATCCTCGCTAACATGGTGATACTGGAGAATCACCGCCGCTGCTGCACTCTGTACCCACAGCAATGCCAGCAGGGACACCAGTGTTGTCATTCGTTTCATAACAGGTTCCAAGTTTCCATGACCCTTACCGCCATCCTCTCCCGGCGTCAGGCCCACAGGCGTACTTTTGCCCTGGCCTGGCCGATGATTCTGTCCAATATCACCATCCCTCTGCTGGGCCTGGTGGATACGGCGGTAATTGGTCATCTTGATGAGGCCTACTACCTGGGTGGCGTGGCCGTCGGGTCGATGATTATAACCTTTCTGATGTGGATGCTGGGCTTTTTGCGCATGGGCACCACCGCCCTGGTGGCCCAGGGCCATGGGGCCGATGATCTGCAGGCCCAGTTCGAGGTACTGAAACAGGGGCTGATGCTGGCATTGGGCCTGGCCCTGATTGTGGTGCTGTTGCAGTGGCCCATTCTTCATTGGGGCCTTCCCCTGGCGGGAGGCAGCGGTGAGGTACAGCAGTATGCGGCGCAGTACTTTGCCATTCGCATCTGGGGGGCACCGGCGGCCCTGACCAACCTGGTGCTGCTGGGCTTCCTCCTGGGCCGGGGACAGCCCAAGGTGGCCATGTGGCAGCTGTTGCTGGGCAATGGACTCAATATAGTGCTGGATCTGTTGTTCGTGGTGGGTCTCGGGTGGGGGGTGGCTGGCGCGGCCTGGGCCAGCCTGGTGGCGGAGTACGGCACCATGGCCCTGGCGGCGGTGCTGGTGTGGCGTCAGCTGCGACAGGGTGGTCAGTTGAACCGACAGTTTAAGTTCTCTGGCATGGGCCGCTTGGTGAAGCTGAACCGGGACATCTTCCTGCGCACCCTGTGTCTGCAGCTTTGCTTCAGCTTCGTCACCCTGATGGGGGCCAGGCTGGGTGACTCCGTGGTGGCGGGCAACGCGGTGCTGATGAACTTCCTGCTGGTGATCTCCTACGCCCTGGACGGTTTCGCCTACAGCGCCGAGGTGGAAGTGGGCCGGGCCTGGGGCGCCCGGGACAGAAACAGGTTGCGCCAGGCGGTGGTGCTGGGCTGGTTCTGGTCCGGGGTGACCGCCCTGCTGTTTACCCTGCTGTTTTCCCTGGCGGGAGAGGGGATGATCCGCTTGCTGACCGACATCGAGGCGGTGCGCAGCCACGCCCTGCACTATCTGCCCTGGGTGGTGGCACTGCCGCTGCTGGCGTTCAGCTGTTTCTTGTTTGACGGTGTCTACATCGGCGCGGCGCTGGGGCGGCCTATGCGCAACGCCATGCTGATCTCCGCCTTGGGTTTCTTCCTGCTGTGGTGGGGCTTCCGGGAGCTGGGCAACCACGGGCTGTGGCTGGCACTCTGCGGCTTCATGTTGCTGCGGGGAGTGACCCTGGGCTGGCACTACCTGGTGAGGCTGAAACCCGAAGCCCACTGGACACCATAAAAAACGCCCGGCACAGGCCGGGCGTTGTCGTGTCTGGGGCAGATCAGTAGAAGGAGTGGTCGCCGTGCTGGTGCTCGGTCATGTCCTTCACGCCGTTCAGCTCGCCGGGGAAAGCTTCCAGCAGCTGCTTCTCGATGCCATCTTTCAGGGTCACGTCCACCATGGAGCAGCCGTTACAGCCGCCGCCAAACTGGATCACGGCTACGCCGTCGTCGGTGAGCTCCATCAGGGTGATGAAGCCGCCGTGGCCAGCCAGCTGAGGGTTCACCTGGGACTGAATGATGTAGTCCAGGCGGTCCTTCAGAGGAGCGTCGTCGGCCACTTTTCGCATCTTGGCGTTGGGGGCTTTCAGGGTCAGCTGGGCACCCAGCTGATCGGTCACGTAATCGATGAGGGCCTCTTCCAGGAAGGGGGCGCTCTTCTCATCCACCAGGGCGTCAAAGCCATCAAAAGGCAGGGTGATGTCATCCTCTTCCACTGCGTCTGGCGGGCAGTAGGAGACGCCGCACTCAGCTTGAGGGGTGCCTGGGTTGATGACAAATACACGGATGTTGGTGCCGTCGGCCTGCTGCTCCAGCAGCTTCTTGAAGTGGCCCTGGGCGGATTCGGTAATGGTGATCATAACTGCTCTCTGCTGCGGCTAAAGCCTGAGTAGTGGAGTCGGATATCCGAATCATACTCCGATGCGAAGTCGGATAACACCCTTGAAGGGCGATCCCAGTCACGCTTTGGCTGGATCATGACCGGTCCCACTGTTAGCATTTGCCTACTATAAAAGCAGAAGAACCTCACGGAAGATGAGATATTTTTTATTAATATTCAGCATGATAGCTGGTTACGTCTGGGCCTCGCCCTCTGCCCTGCTCCCCAAGGACCGGGCGTACCTGACCTCCATTCAAACCCCACAGCAGGCGTTTGGCCGACCCGTAGGGGAGCGCCACCTGCGCTACGATCAGGTGCTCAGTTACTTTCAGACCCTGGCCCGGGAGTCGGACCGGGTGACCCTGGAGTCCGCCGGTTTCAGTCACCAGGGGCGACAGCAGATCGCTGCGGTGATCACCTCGCCGGAGAATCATCAGCGGCTGGACAGCATTCTGGCTCAGCGCGCCAAGGTGACCCAGGGAGAGCGGGTCGCCGGGCCCACCGTGGTGTGGCTGGCCTACAGCATCCATGGGGATGAGGCCAGTGGCCTGCATGCGGGCACCCTGTTCGCCTACTACCTGGCAGCCGCCCAATCCCAGGAGGTGGCCGACTGGCTCAAGGAGATGGTGATTCTGATCACCCCCAGCCAGAATCCCGATGGCAATGACCGCTTCGCCAACTGGGTAAACGGCTTTACCGGTGACACCCTCAATGGCTCCAGCTGGCACAGGGAGCATTTTCAGTCCTGGCCCAGCGGCCGGGTCAACCACTTCCTGGCGGATCTGAACCGGGACTGGCTCTACATGAGGCACCCGGAAAGCCGGGGGCGGGTGAAGGTATACCAGCGCTGGCAGCCTCATGTGGTGGGCGACTTCCATGAGATGGGACACAACAGCAGTTACTTCTTCCAGCCCGGCGTGCCCAGCCGCACCCACCCGCTGACCCCTTCCCAGAACCAGTCTCTTACCTCTGCCCTGGGCAACTACCATGCCGATGCCTTAGACGCCCTGGGCCAGCCCTATTTCTCCCGTGAGTCGTTCGATGACTTCTACTACGGCAAGGGCTCCACCTACCCGGACATCAACGGCGGCGTCGGCATCCTGTTTGAGCAGGCGACGGTTCGCGGCCACTTGCGTGAGACCGACTATGGCCCCCGCACTTTCAGTGAGGCGATTCGTAATCAGCTGGCCACCTCCTTCTCCACGGTGAGGGGCAGCTTCGATCAGCAGAAGGCGTTGCAGCAGTATCAGTACGATTTCTTTGCCGACTCCCTGGAGCGCGGCCAGGACCGCCGTGGCGCCGGTTTCATCGTCGGCGCCCAGGGAGATCAGGGGCGTCTGGACGCCCTGACCCGGGTGCTGGATGCCCACAGGGTCAGTTACGGCTACCTGGCCAAAACCGTCTCTGCCCAGCAGCGCACCTTTGAACCGGGCAGTCTGTTTATCCCCTTTGCCCAGAGCCGCTACGCCCTGGTGGAAGCGCTGTTCGACAAGCGCACCGAGTTTGAGGACAACACCTTCTACGATGTCTCCGCCTTTGCGGTGGACCTGGCCTTTGATCTGGATGTCGCCACCTTGAAGCGACAGCCCAAACTGATGAAGCAGCGACCACAGCAGGCACAGCCGCTGCAGCAGAGCGCTGTGGCCTGGGTGATCCCCTGGTCCGACAGACACTCTCCGGCGGCGTTGCAGCAACTGCTTAAAGCAGGCATACAGGTGCGTTTCAGCGAGCTGCCCAGTCGGCTGCAGGGCAGTGACGGCGAGCTGGTTCTGGCCCCGGGCGCCCTGGTAATCAACGGCCGTCAGCCGGGCGTTGCCCAGGCGCTGCAGCAGGTGCAGCAGGAGTTTGGCCTGGTGGCCAAGGCGGTAATCCGTGGTCAGGCCTTGAACGGCCCCGACCTGGGCAGCCGCACCTTCCGGGCGGTGAGCGAGGTGAAGCCGATGATCCTGGTGGGGCGCAATGTCTCCCAGTATGAAGTGGGCCAGCTGTGGCACTACCTGGATCAGCAGTTGGGGGTTGCCCCCACCCTGATCGACGGTGAGTATGCCGAGCGGGTGCCCATGGAGGAGTTCACCCATCTGTTTTTGGTGGATGGCCGCTACCGCAGCCTGACGCCGGCCCTGAGCAGTCGCATTCAGACCTTTGTCCGTCGGGGCGGGGTGCTGGTGGCCTGGCAGGGCGGTGCCCGAGAGGTGTCGGACTGGGGGATGGTGCCAGTGGACATTCAGGGCAGGGAGGAGTTGGGCCGTGAGTTTGAGGAGCATCCGATCCAGTTTGCCGAGCGCCACCATGAGGATGCCCGACGCACCATTGGCGGTGCCATCGTCGGCTGGGACCTGGACGTCAGCCATCCCCTGGCCTTCGGCCTGAGACCCACCCTGCCGATGATGAAGGACAGGGAGATGGTGCTCGAGGCCCGCGGCGGAGTGGTGGTGGGACGCTATGGCGACCAACCTCTGTTGTCCGGCTTTATGGCGCCGGAGTATCGCCAGTCCCTGGCCAGCCAGAGCAGTGCGGTGGTGGCCAAAAGCGGCAAGGGCGCCGTGGTGCTGCTGGCGGATAACCCCCTGTTCCGCAACTTCTGGTTAGGGGGAGAGCGCCTGGTGGCCAACAGTCTGTTCCTGGTTCCCGCCCTGCATTGATCCGAGTCAGCGCCTGTTGAGGGCGCTGGCCAGGGTCCAGAACTGAGTGACCCTCACCCCGGCCTGGCCCAGGGTGCGGGTCACTGTTTTCAGGGTGGAGCCTGTGGTGATGATGTCATCCACCAATGCCACCTGTTGCCCCTCTCCCTCTCCTGCCAGGCTGAAGGCATCCCTGAGGTTGTCCCGTCGCGCCTGACCATCCAGCTGGTGCTGCAATCGGGTGGGGCGGGCCTTAACCACCAGTTGGTCCAGCAATGGCAGCGTCAGCTCCCTAGAGAGGGCTTGGGCCACCAGCCAGGCGGGATTAAACCCCAGTTGCTGCAGCCTGGATGCGTGGGTGGGGACGGGCACCAAGGCCTGGGGCAGGGGAAGATGCCCCTGGTCATGGTATGCCTGGATTCGACTGGCCAGGACCTTGGCAAGGGGATTGACCAGCTGCGGCTGCCCATGAGCCTTGATACGGGCCACGCAGGGGCCGATGGGACCGTGATAATGAAAGGCGCTCACCACCGGCCGCCATCGTTTGCGGGTCAGGCAGCTGCCGCAGCGATGAGGCGGAGCCAGCTCCAGCGGGCGGTGACAGTGGAGGCACACCTGACCCAGGGCGCCGTCGGCCAGGCAGACGTCGCACAGCCCTGCTCCTCGGGCCAGGGGTTGCTGGCACAGGGTGCAGCGGTTGGGTAGACTGGCCGCCAGAATCGACGACAGGGCATGGGAGAGGGTCAGCATGTCATTAAGCCTAGACGAATCCATTCACATTCATTGGCAGGGTGAGGGGCAGCCTTTGTTGCTGCTTCATGGCTGGGGGATGAATGGCCAGGTGTTTGAGCCCTTTGCCCAGTTGCTGGCGGAGCGGGGATTTCGGGTGGGCCGGGTTGATCTGCCCGGCTTCGGCCGCAGTGCGCCGCTGAGCGACGGCCTGACTCTGGAGGGAGTCAGCCGGGCCCTGGCGCCGCGATTGCCTGAGGCCTGTGTCCTGGTGGGTTGGTCCCTGGGTGGGATGGCGGCTACCCGCCTGGCCCTGGATTGCCCAGAGCGGGTCAGTCACCTGATCACCCTGGCCAGCTCTCCCTGCTTCAGTGCCCGGGATGAGTGGGCGGGCATCAAGCCCAGGGTGCTGGCCGGGTTTGCCCAGGCCCTGACTCAGGATCTGGCCGGTACCCTAGAACGCTTTGTGGCGCTGCAGGCCATGGGCAGCGCCAGTGCCCGCAAGGACACCAAGGCGATCCGCACCCTGTTGTCTGAGGCGCCGGAACCCGACGGTGAGTCGCTGGCCCAGGGACTGGCGATCCTCAAGGATGTGGACCTGCGCCCCCAATTGCAGAGTCTGAGCCAGCCCTGGCTGCGACTCTATGGCCGACTGGATGCCCTGGTGCCGGCGGAGTCGCTGCCGGCGATGACCGCCCTGGCGCCCGCCAGCGAGCAGGTGGTGTTGCCCAAGGCGGCTCATGCCCCCTTCATCTCACACCCCAAGGAAACCCTTGCAAGCATCGAGACATTCTTAGGACGTGTCTAACCCGTTATAGAACAGAGAGTTCTTTTACATTTCGACCGGATTGTTGAATAATTGACCAGGAATAGGAGAGCCCATGTTCCTGGTTTCCAACTACCCTCAAGTGCCCATAGTGACCACCAATCCTGCCACGGACGATCTCCGTCAGCAGGCGTTGGCGCGTGCCCCTGTGGTGCCGGCCAGGGAAGCGGAGAAATCGGCGTCGGAGCGGGCGTTGGACCCGGAGCACGATGCGGTGCAGCTGCCCGGTGGCAGCAAGTTGAAGCGGCGTGATGCCGAGGGTGAAGAGTCCAGGGAGGAGTCCCAGGAGCAGCAGGAGAAGCGCGGTGCCCTGTTTGAGTTGTGGCGCCCGCCGACCTTTGATCGCCCCGGCGTTCGCCGGCAGGGCACGGGCGCAGTGCCCAGAGAGAGCGGCTCTCCTTCTCTGGAGCTGAGTGACAGCGAATATCAGCGGTTTACCCGAATCCTTCATCGTCACTACAGTCAGGTGGCCCGGCCCGCCGAGCCACCGACCTTCCAGGTTAACGCTTAGCCTTTTTGAAGGCGTCGGCGAAGGCGTTGCCCATGGTGCTGCTGCCGGGTTGGCTCTGGGTCTGTCTGTCATTGCGGCTGCGCTGACTGCGACGCTCTTGACCGCCCTTGGGCTGATTTTCCCGTCTGGGGCTTTTCTGTTGACCCGGCTCATCGTCCAGGCGCATGGAGAGTCCGATGCGTTTGCGCTCGATCTCCACCTCCATCACTTTCACCTTCACCACGTCGCCGGTTTTCACCACCTTGCGGGGGTCGTCCACAAACTGGTGGGACAGGGCAGAGATGTGCACCAGACCGTCCTGATGGACGCCGATGTCCACGAAGGCACCGAAGTGGGTGACGTTGGTGACCACCCCCTGAAGCACCATGCCCTGTTCCAGATCCTTGAGGGTCTCTACGCCGTCGGCAAACTGGGCGGTTTCGAACTGGCCCCGGGGATCCCGTCCCGGCTTTTCCAGCTCCGACAGCACGTCGGTGATTGTTGGCAGGCCAAACTGGTCACTGACGAACTGGGCCGGTTTCAGGCTCTTGAGGACACCGCGATTGCCAATAAGGGCTTCAATACCCTGGCCAGTGTGGTCGGCAATGCGCTTCACCAGGGAGTAACTCTCCGGGTGAACCCCTGAGGCGTCCAGGGGGTTGTTGCCCCCATTGATGCGCAGGAAGCCGGCACACTGCTCAAATGCCTTGGGTCCCAGGCGGGGCACCTTCAGCAGTTGTTTGCGCTCGTCGAAGCGACCGTTCTGGTCACGAAAATCCACCACATTCTGAGCCAGGGTGCGGGACAGGCCGGCCACCCGGTTGAGCAGCGCGGCGGAGGCGGTATTGAGATCCACCCCGACGGCATTTACGCAGTCCTCCACCACGGCGTCCAGGGAGTGGGCCAGGTGAGTCTGGCTGACGTCGTGCTGGTACTGGCCCACCCCGATGGACTTGGGCTCGATCTTCACCAGCTCCGCCAGGGGATCTTGCAATCGGCGGGCGATGGAGACCGCGCCGCGCAGGGAGACGTCCAGATCCGGAAACTCCTTGGCGGCGGTTTCCGAGGCGGAGTAGACCGACGCGCCGGCCTCACTGACCATCACCCGTTCCAGTTTCAGCTCTGGATGGCGTTTCTGCAGGTCCGCCGTCAGCTTGTCGGTTTCCCGGGAGGCGGTGCCGTTGCCGATGGCCACCAGCTCCACCTTGTGGGCTTTGGCCAGCCGGGCCAGGGACTGGATAGACTGATCCCACTGGTTGCGGGGAGCGTGAGGATAGATGGTGTCCGTGGCCACCAGTTTGCCGGTGTGATCCACCACCACCACCTTGACCCCGGTGCGCAGTCCGGGATCCAGGCCCAGGGTCGCCCGGGGGCCGGCCGGGGCGGCCATCAGCAGATCGCCCATGTTGTCGGCAAATACCTTGATGGCATCGGTTTCCGCCTTCTCTCT is a genomic window of Ferrimonas sp. YFM containing:
- a CDS encoding polysaccharide deacetylase family protein produces the protein MKRMTTLVSLLALLWVQSAAAAVILQYHHVSEDTPASTSVTPAQFQEQMAYLAQNEFSVVPLTQVIDAIRKGEHLPPKTVAITFDDGYRNVADNAHPVLKAHGFPYTLFVAIEPIERNFARMMNWDTLRQLSSEGAVIANHSWGHEHLIRRLDGEDEAAWLDRIQANLERTEAAIEKELGYSVRQLAYPYGEFNQALRQRLEQMGYVGIGQHSGAAGPYSSLTAVPRFPVAGPYADMDALKVKLHSLNMPAVKLEGDESELKERPRPILTVTLEGEDLRRDALMCYIQGQGGKAPTWLDEQSFTIQADLPLPAGRSRYNCTAPSRSSGGYYWFSQPWVQARADGSWPKE
- the dinF gene encoding MATE family efflux transporter DinF, translating into MTLTAILSRRQAHRRTFALAWPMILSNITIPLLGLVDTAVIGHLDEAYYLGGVAVGSMIITFLMWMLGFLRMGTTALVAQGHGADDLQAQFEVLKQGLMLALGLALIVVLLQWPILHWGLPLAGGSGEVQQYAAQYFAIRIWGAPAALTNLVLLGFLLGRGQPKVAMWQLLLGNGLNIVLDLLFVVGLGWGVAGAAWASLVAEYGTMALAAVLVWRQLRQGGQLNRQFKFSGMGRLVKLNRDIFLRTLCLQLCFSFVTLMGARLGDSVVAGNAVLMNFLLVISYALDGFAYSAEVEVGRAWGARDRNRLRQAVVLGWFWSGVTALLFTLLFSLAGEGMIRLLTDIEAVRSHALHYLPWVVALPLLAFSCFLFDGVYIGAALGRPMRNAMLISALGFFLLWWGFRELGNHGLWLALCGFMLLRGVTLGWHYLVRLKPEAHWTP
- the nfuA gene encoding Fe-S biogenesis protein NfuA; translated protein: MITITESAQGHFKKLLEQQADGTNIRVFVINPGTPQAECGVSYCPPDAVEEDDITLPFDGFDALVDEKSAPFLEEALIDYVTDQLGAQLTLKAPNAKMRKVADDAPLKDRLDYIIQSQVNPQLAGHGGFITLMELTDDGVAVIQFGGGCNGCSMVDVTLKDGIEKQLLEAFPGELNGVKDMTEHQHGDHSFY
- a CDS encoding M14 family zinc carboxypeptidase, which gives rise to MIAGYVWASPSALLPKDRAYLTSIQTPQQAFGRPVGERHLRYDQVLSYFQTLARESDRVTLESAGFSHQGRQQIAAVITSPENHQRLDSILAQRAKVTQGERVAGPTVVWLAYSIHGDEASGLHAGTLFAYYLAAAQSQEVADWLKEMVILITPSQNPDGNDRFANWVNGFTGDTLNGSSWHREHFQSWPSGRVNHFLADLNRDWLYMRHPESRGRVKVYQRWQPHVVGDFHEMGHNSSYFFQPGVPSRTHPLTPSQNQSLTSALGNYHADALDALGQPYFSRESFDDFYYGKGSTYPDINGGVGILFEQATVRGHLRETDYGPRTFSEAIRNQLATSFSTVRGSFDQQKALQQYQYDFFADSLERGQDRRGAGFIVGAQGDQGRLDALTRVLDAHRVSYGYLAKTVSAQQRTFEPGSLFIPFAQSRYALVEALFDKRTEFEDNTFYDVSAFAVDLAFDLDVATLKRQPKLMKQRPQQAQPLQQSAVAWVIPWSDRHSPAALQQLLKAGIQVRFSELPSRLQGSDGELVLAPGALVINGRQPGVAQALQQVQQEFGLVAKAVIRGQALNGPDLGSRTFRAVSEVKPMILVGRNVSQYEVGQLWHYLDQQLGVAPTLIDGEYAERVPMEEFTHLFLVDGRYRSLTPALSSRIQTFVRRGGVLVAWQGGAREVSDWGMVPVDIQGREELGREFEEHPIQFAERHHEDARRTIGGAIVGWDLDVSHPLAFGLRPTLPMMKDREMVLEARGGVVVGRYGDQPLLSGFMAPEYRQSLASQSSAVVAKSGKGAVVLLADNPLFRNFWLGGERLVANSLFLVPALH
- a CDS encoding ComF family protein encodes the protein MLTLSHALSSILAASLPNRCTLCQQPLARGAGLCDVCLADGALGQVCLHCHRPLELAPPHRCGSCLTRKRWRPVVSAFHYHGPIGPCVARIKAHGQPQLVNPLAKVLASRIQAYHDQGHLPLPQALVPVPTHASRLQQLGFNPAWLVAQALSRELTLPLLDQLVVKARPTRLQHQLDGQARRDNLRDAFSLAGEGEGQQVALVDDIITTGSTLKTVTRTLGQAGVRVTQFWTLASALNRR
- the bioH gene encoding pimeloyl-ACP methyl ester esterase BioH, whose product is MSLSLDESIHIHWQGEGQPLLLLHGWGMNGQVFEPFAQLLAERGFRVGRVDLPGFGRSAPLSDGLTLEGVSRALAPRLPEACVLVGWSLGGMAATRLALDCPERVSHLITLASSPCFSARDEWAGIKPRVLAGFAQALTQDLAGTLERFVALQAMGSASARKDTKAIRTLLSEAPEPDGESLAQGLAILKDVDLRPQLQSLSQPWLRLYGRLDALVPAESLPAMTALAPASEQVVLPKAAHAPFISHPKETLASIETFLGRV
- a CDS encoding Tex family protein; translation: MQTLAQRLAQELEVRTQQVDATITLLDEGATVPFIARYRKEVTGGLDDTQLRQLDSRLTYLRELDARRQTILQSIEQQGKLDTSLLTKINSAATKTELEDLYLPYKPKRRTKGQIAIEAGLEPLADKLLEQRQLTPEHEAQAFLNGDAGFDSTKAVLDGARAILMERFAEQAEVIAAVRDHMRRQSQVEVRLIPGQEQAGAKFRDYFEHDEALTKVPSHRALAMLRGRNEGVLAISLNADPNQEEGQKHSICESLIAQALSLNLGSQPADLWLKSVVQWTWKVKLSLQMESELLTALREKAETDAIKVFADNMGDLLMAAPAGPRATLGLDPGLRTGVKVVVVDHTGKLVATDTIYPHAPRNQWDQSIQSLARLAKAHKVELVAIGNGTASRETDKLTADLQKRHPELKLERVMVSEAGASVYSASETAAKEFPDLDVSLRGAVSIARRLQDPLAELVKIEPKSIGVGQYQHDVSQTHLAHSLDAVVEDCVNAVGVDLNTASAALLNRVAGLSRTLAQNVVDFRDQNGRFDERKQLLKVPRLGPKAFEQCAGFLRINGGNNPLDASGVHPESYSLVKRIADHTGQGIEALIGNRGVLKSLKPAQFVSDQFGLPTITDVLSELEKPGRDPRGQFETAQFADGVETLKDLEQGMVLQGVVTNVTHFGAFVDIGVHQDGLVHISALSHQFVDDPRKVVKTGDVVKVKVMEVEIERKRIGLSMRLDDEPGQQKSPRRENQPKGGQERRSQRSRNDRQTQSQPGSSTMGNAFADAFKKAKR